The window TGACTCCTTTAAGGATGAAATTAAGCGACTCAGTCTTAACTATGTCGTGAAAAACACAGCAGTCATCAGAACTTTGACCAAAGACGGAACAGAACAAGGGCGGAAACCTGATGTCAGTGTGATAGATCGGGATGTTTGGCGTTCAAGTCGCTCGGATTACAATGCTCTAGAAGAACCTATTCAGTTAGCCGTAGAGGTAACATTAACGAATTGGGATGATGATTACATTGATAAGTTGGAGGAGTATCAACGTTTGGGCATTTCTGAATACTGGATTGTGGATTATTTAGCCATTGCTTCTAGGGAATATCTGGGAAATCCCAAACTTCCTACTATATTTGTTTTTCTATTAGATGCTGAAGGTAAGTACCAGCGTACTCAGTTTAGAGGTGATGAAAGGATTGTTTCTCGGACTTTTTCAGAACTAACACTAACGGCTGAGCAAGTGTTGAAGGTATAGGTCGCTACAAAAAGAAAATATTGAGTTCTCGTTGGTTAATTTTCGCCGCAACTCCCGAATCGCAGCACTGGTATTGCGATCGTAGTAAATTCACAAACAATATAGGAAAGAGGTGTTGAGAGATTAAGCCTCCCTATATTCAAAGGTCTTGCAAGAAGTTAGATTTCGAGTTCAAGTTGGTAACAAAGGGAGAGAAAGGAGATAATGTTTGAACACTGGATTAATTTTTAGTAAAGCAGAGCGATAATTTTTTCCATGAGTCGCGCCAATAAAGTTTGGCGAATCTTCTAATAAACAACGTCTTTTTAATGATTGTATGG of the Allocoleopsis franciscana PCC 7113 genome contains:
- a CDS encoding Uma2 family endonuclease translates to MTTTTQQKLTFEQFLEQCPEEGFYELVEGEIVEVRATRNHDDVADFLADSFKDEIKRLSLNYVVKNTAVIRTLTKDGTEQGRKPDVSVIDRDVWRSSRSDYNALEEPIQLAVEVTLTNWDDDYIDKLEEYQRLGISEYWIVDYLAIASREYLGNPKLPTIFVFLLDAEGKYQRTQFRGDERIVSRTFSELTLTAEQVLKV